The following coding sequences are from one Pelagovum sp. HNIBRBA483 window:
- a CDS encoding SDR family oxidoreductase — translation MNRIDGKIAVITGGTQGLGAAIARQFAEAGAAGIVLVGRGREKGEKVATEIGAAFGIDVRMVAADLGNLEDVHRIMAETDETFGRVDILVNAAGLTDRGNIMNTSAELFDSMFAVNVRAPFFLMQDAAKIMIREGVEGRIVNIGSMSEHAGQPFLCPYSASKGALATLTRNAGFALMRNRIHVNQLSIGWMNSDHERKLIEFETGDPHFIDRAAAAKPFGRILDPKEVAKAVLWMASNDSGMMTGTIVNFDQSIWGAYDDAPVPDEALQL, via the coding sequence ATGAACCGGATAGACGGAAAGATCGCTGTCATTACTGGCGGAACGCAAGGCCTAGGCGCGGCAATTGCCCGCCAGTTCGCCGAAGCCGGCGCCGCAGGAATAGTGCTTGTCGGCCGAGGCCGCGAAAAGGGCGAGAAAGTCGCCACAGAGATTGGCGCAGCTTTTGGCATAGATGTGCGCATGGTCGCGGCCGATCTGGGCAATCTCGAGGACGTACACCGGATCATGGCCGAGACTGATGAAACCTTCGGCCGGGTCGACATTCTCGTCAACGCCGCAGGCCTAACGGATCGCGGGAATATCATGAACACAAGTGCCGAACTGTTCGACAGCATGTTCGCCGTCAACGTTCGCGCGCCTTTCTTCCTGATGCAGGATGCCGCCAAAATCATGATCCGCGAAGGCGTTGAAGGGCGCATTGTCAATATCGGCTCCATGTCCGAACACGCAGGCCAACCTTTCCTCTGCCCCTATTCCGCGTCCAAAGGCGCATTGGCGACACTCACACGGAACGCAGGCTTTGCCCTCATGCGCAACAGGATACATGTAAACCAGCTCTCGATTGGCTGGATGAATTCCGACCATGAGCGCAAATTGATCGAGTTCGAGACAGGCGACCCACATTTCATAGACCGCGCTGCCGCCGCAAAGCCATTCGGTCGCATTCTCGACCCGAAGGAAGTTGCAAAAGCCGTTCTCTGGATGGCGTCTAACGATAGCGGAATGATGACCGGAACGATCGTCAATTTCGACCAATCCATCTGGGGCGCCTACGATGACGCGCCCGTACCCGATGAGGCCCTGCAATTATGA
- the urtE gene encoding urea ABC transporter ATP-binding subunit UrtE yields MLSVENLSLKYGQSQILFHVSLTAKRGEITTLMGNNGVGKTSLLKAIAGRHPYSEGSLEVDGGRLTLPSAFEAARAGIAYVPQGREVFPLMTVLENLETGFACLPKSDHMIPDEIFTLFPVLQEMQTRRGGDLSGGQQQQLAIARALITRPKVLLLDEPTEGIQPNIIQQIGDALQQLRSKGDMAILLVEQNADFAYGNADQIYVMERGTMKLNVHRSAISQAALLEHLSL; encoded by the coding sequence ATGCTTAGCGTCGAAAACCTCAGCCTGAAATATGGCCAAAGCCAAATTCTCTTCCACGTTTCCTTGACTGCCAAGCGCGGTGAAATCACGACCTTGATGGGCAACAATGGTGTCGGCAAAACCAGCTTGCTCAAGGCAATTGCAGGCAGGCACCCCTATAGTGAGGGCAGTTTGGAAGTGGACGGCGGCAGGTTGACTCTTCCAAGCGCGTTTGAAGCAGCCCGCGCTGGCATCGCCTATGTTCCGCAAGGGCGTGAGGTCTTTCCACTGATGACCGTGCTTGAAAACCTTGAGACAGGTTTCGCGTGCCTTCCAAAGTCAGATCACATGATCCCTGACGAGATTTTTACGCTCTTTCCGGTTTTGCAAGAGATGCAAACAAGGCGCGGCGGTGACCTCTCGGGTGGGCAACAACAGCAATTGGCGATTGCCCGTGCTTTGATCACGCGCCCCAAGGTGCTCCTTTTGGATGAACCGACAGAGGGCATCCAGCCAAATATTATCCAACAGATCGGTGATGCGCTGCAACAACTGCGCAGCAAAGGGGACATGGCGATTCTGCTGGTCGAACAGAATGCCGACTTCGCCTATGGGAATGCAGACCAGATTTACGTCATGGAACGTGGGACCATGAAACTGAATGTGCACAGATCAGCGATCTCTCAGGCTGCCCTTCTGGAACATTTGTCGCTTTAG
- a CDS encoding NAD-dependent succinate-semialdehyde dehydrogenase, translating into MYEQFGCFIDGAWCAGGARLDVFSPVTEKLLGTVAAASVEDTEAALDAAAKAQAQLQAMGGFGRADALHKIADAMIARADEAQRMISTETGKPLVQSGREWGLACDQFRWYAEEARRIYGRVVDSRVPGGRFEISREPVGVVGAFTAWNFPAALPARKLAPALAAGCPVVLRPSSQTPGVAMIIVDCIKAGGLPDGAVNLVAGSTAATYGTIMADPRVRKVSLTGSTRVGQQMIRDAADTVKKVSMELGGNAPCILYDDADLEVALDVIVATKFANCGQVCVTPDRFFVHASLHDAFVAGFTDRAKKIKLGDGLDDSVGMGPLINEGRLSEIDSIVQGAVRSGATVATGGQRAAGFNEGHFYEPTVLTGVTDDMEVFSEENFGPIAAITTFTDDDDVLARANACNMGLSAYAFTTSPERARRTISTLKAGMVGINSFALAASEAPFGGTNFSGMGREGGLEGIEDYLDTKLAQIVF; encoded by the coding sequence ATGTACGAACAATTTGGATGTTTCATTGATGGTGCGTGGTGTGCTGGCGGTGCCCGCCTCGATGTGTTTTCGCCTGTTACAGAAAAGCTGCTCGGTACCGTGGCCGCGGCAAGCGTTGAGGACACTGAGGCGGCGCTTGATGCGGCAGCGAAAGCTCAAGCGCAGTTGCAGGCAATGGGTGGCTTCGGCAGAGCTGACGCGCTGCACAAGATCGCCGATGCCATGATCGCCCGCGCTGATGAAGCGCAGCGCATGATCTCGACCGAGACAGGTAAGCCGCTGGTGCAATCCGGCAGGGAATGGGGCCTCGCTTGCGACCAGTTCAGATGGTACGCCGAAGAGGCGCGCCGGATTTATGGTCGAGTGGTCGATAGCCGCGTTCCGGGTGGTCGCTTTGAAATTTCCCGAGAACCTGTTGGTGTCGTCGGTGCCTTTACCGCTTGGAACTTCCCCGCCGCCCTCCCAGCCCGCAAGCTGGCGCCCGCGCTCGCCGCGGGCTGCCCGGTGGTTCTGCGTCCTTCCTCGCAGACCCCGGGCGTGGCGATGATTATCGTGGACTGCATAAAAGCTGGTGGCTTGCCTGATGGAGCTGTCAACCTCGTGGCGGGGTCGACGGCTGCGACCTACGGGACAATCATGGCTGATCCCCGAGTCCGAAAGGTTTCACTGACCGGATCGACGCGCGTGGGGCAGCAAATGATCCGCGACGCGGCCGACACGGTGAAGAAAGTGTCGATGGAACTTGGGGGTAACGCGCCGTGCATACTATATGATGATGCTGATTTGGAGGTCGCGCTGGACGTAATCGTCGCTACAAAATTTGCCAATTGCGGCCAAGTGTGTGTCACGCCTGATCGCTTCTTTGTGCACGCATCCTTGCATGATGCATTTGTTGCGGGTTTCACCGACCGCGCCAAGAAAATCAAGCTGGGCGACGGGCTCGACGACAGTGTTGGCATGGGGCCATTGATTAACGAAGGGCGTCTCTCTGAGATTGATTCAATCGTACAGGGTGCGGTTAGAAGCGGGGCCACCGTCGCGACGGGCGGCCAGCGTGCGGCTGGCTTCAACGAAGGACATTTCTATGAACCGACCGTTCTGACGGGGGTTACAGATGATATGGAAGTCTTTTCCGAGGAGAATTTTGGACCAATTGCGGCGATCACGACCTTTACAGACGATGACGATGTCTTGGCGAGGGCAAACGCATGCAACATGGGGCTTTCGGCTTATGCCTTTACGACCTCACCCGAGCGCGCGCGCCGGACGATTTCGACGCTAAAGGCGGGCATGGTCGGCATAAATTCATTTGCTTTGGCAGCCAGTGAGGCGCCGTTCGGCGGCACAAACTTCTCTGGCATGGGGCGTGAAGGCGGGCTTGAGGGTATTGAGGATTATCTTGATACGAAACTCGCCCAGATCGTTTTCTGA
- a CDS encoding sugar phosphate isomerase/epimerase family protein, translated as MKTIKGPAVFLAQFAADDPPYDSLPSLAKWAQQKGFKGVQIPTWDTRLIDIKRAAESETYASEIKGLLADHDLTLTEFASHITGQLVAVHPAHDQIMDSFAPDHVRGSPTARRAWAEEQLRLAARASNRLGITTHTTFSGSLLWPYLYPYPQWPEGLVDDAFTELAARWKPLLDEFDANGVDACFEIHPCEDLHDGHSWEYFLEKVGHHPRANIMYDPSHFVLQALDYLAFIDHYHDRIKAFHVKDAEFRPDGKSGAYGGFMPWSKRAGRFRSPGDGQVDFGTIFTKFSTYGFDGWATLEWECFIKNPEDGAREGAEFISDHIIKISDRAFDDFVKSGADQKANRQMLGLEN; from the coding sequence ATGAAAACGATCAAAGGCCCCGCCGTCTTTCTCGCGCAATTCGCCGCCGACGACCCCCCTTATGACAGTTTGCCAAGCCTCGCAAAATGGGCGCAGCAAAAGGGCTTCAAAGGTGTGCAAATCCCGACATGGGATACGCGGCTTATTGACATTAAGCGTGCGGCCGAAAGTGAAACCTACGCGAGCGAAATCAAGGGGTTGCTCGCCGACCATGACCTGACCCTCACCGAATTCGCCTCGCACATCACCGGCCAGTTGGTCGCCGTCCATCCAGCCCATGACCAGATCATGGACAGTTTTGCGCCCGATCATGTGCGTGGCTCCCCCACCGCGCGGCGCGCATGGGCGGAGGAACAGCTGCGATTGGCCGCGCGGGCGTCTAATCGCCTTGGGATCACCACGCATACCACATTTTCGGGCTCGCTCCTTTGGCCTTACCTTTACCCCTATCCACAATGGCCAGAAGGGCTTGTGGACGATGCCTTTACGGAATTGGCGGCGCGCTGGAAGCCGCTGCTCGACGAGTTTGACGCAAACGGCGTTGACGCCTGCTTCGAAATTCACCCCTGCGAGGATCTGCACGACGGCCATTCATGGGAATACTTTCTCGAAAAAGTGGGCCATCACCCACGCGCCAACATCATGTACGATCCTAGCCATTTCGTGCTTCAGGCCTTGGACTATCTGGCGTTCATCGACCACTACCATGACCGTATCAAAGCCTTCCATGTCAAAGATGCCGAGTTCCGACCGGATGGAAAATCCGGCGCCTACGGCGGCTTTATGCCTTGGTCAAAGCGGGCCGGTCGTTTCCGCAGCCCCGGTGACGGACAAGTCGATTTTGGCACGATCTTCACCAAGTTTTCTACTTACGGCTTCGATGGTTGGGCTACCCTCGAGTGGGAATGCTTCATCAAGAACCCTGAAGATGGTGCGCGAGAAGGCGCAGAATTCATCTCGGATCACATCATTAAAATATCGGATCGCGCGTTCGACGATTTTGTCAAATCTGGCGCGGATCAAAAGGCGAACCGGCAAATGCTCGGACTGGAGAATTGA
- the iolD gene encoding 3D-(3,5/4)-trihydroxycyclohexane-1,2-dione acylhydrolase (decyclizing): MSDKTVNLTMAQAIVRYLCNQYTEVDGEKVPLFAGVFGIFGHGNVTCLSEALEQVQDRLPTWRGQNEQSMALAAVGFAKAKLRRQIMIATSSVGPGATNMITAAGTAHANRLPLLLLSGDTFTNRLPDPVLQQVEHFGSPSTTVNDGFRSVTRFWDRITHPAQILSSLPQALTTMLEPANCGPAFIGLPQDIQEIAYDYPESFFAEKTWIIPRPRPSRNEVAAAVALLKSAKKPLIISGGGVRYSGANELLADFAQRRSIPVAETIAGKGGIVHDHPVNVGAMGIEGTDAAKELAETADVVIAVGTRMQDFTTGSWTTFAKDAKFLNINAARFDASKHFAVPVVGDALECIQEIDAELGDWACDPAQMERAQKLYAEWNTALDEGQTPTNSALPSYAQVIGVVNKMARKEDTMVTAAGGLPGETAKNWRVKAPNTYDLEFGFSCMGYEIAGGWGHAMAKTSPDGTQTGVPIVMVGDGSYMMMNSDIYSTVLSGHKMIVVVCDNGGFGVINRLQTGMGVPGFNNLLKDSRVQNKDNPLHVDFVSHARAMGAEARFCESLADLEVNMEWAQGTDRTTVLVINSDAYTWTPGGADWYVGVPEINNRESIRQARAGQEAFRQKQRRGV, translated from the coding sequence ATGTCCGACAAAACAGTCAATCTGACCATGGCACAGGCGATAGTGCGTTATCTGTGTAACCAGTATACCGAAGTTGACGGCGAAAAGGTGCCGTTGTTTGCAGGCGTTTTCGGCATTTTCGGCCATGGCAATGTCACCTGCCTGTCAGAAGCGCTTGAGCAAGTTCAAGACCGCCTTCCCACTTGGCGCGGACAAAACGAACAATCGATGGCCCTTGCCGCCGTCGGTTTCGCGAAAGCCAAGCTTCGCCGGCAGATCATGATTGCAACATCCTCTGTCGGACCGGGCGCGACGAATATGATCACTGCCGCAGGCACCGCTCACGCTAACAGACTACCGCTTCTTTTACTGTCGGGCGACACATTCACAAACCGTTTGCCGGATCCCGTTCTGCAACAGGTCGAGCATTTCGGAAGCCCCTCCACGACAGTCAATGACGGTTTCCGCAGCGTGACCCGCTTCTGGGACAGGATCACCCATCCGGCACAGATTCTATCGTCACTGCCGCAAGCACTGACAACGATGCTCGAACCCGCCAATTGCGGGCCTGCCTTCATCGGTCTGCCACAGGACATTCAGGAAATCGCTTATGATTACCCGGAAAGTTTCTTTGCCGAAAAAACGTGGATCATACCGCGTCCTCGGCCCTCTCGTAACGAGGTCGCTGCTGCTGTCGCGCTGCTGAAATCGGCTAAAAAGCCATTGATCATATCCGGCGGCGGTGTGCGTTACTCCGGCGCGAATGAATTGCTGGCCGACTTTGCTCAGCGTCGTAGCATTCCCGTCGCGGAAACCATCGCTGGCAAAGGGGGGATCGTGCATGATCACCCTGTGAATGTGGGTGCAATGGGGATCGAGGGAACCGACGCAGCGAAGGAACTGGCAGAAACTGCCGATGTCGTGATTGCCGTCGGCACTCGAATGCAGGATTTCACAACAGGCTCTTGGACTACATTCGCCAAGGACGCGAAATTCCTGAACATCAACGCGGCGCGCTTTGACGCCAGCAAACATTTCGCGGTGCCTGTGGTCGGGGACGCATTGGAATGCATCCAAGAAATCGACGCCGAGCTGGGCGATTGGGCTTGCGATCCCGCACAAATGGAGCGCGCTCAAAAGCTCTACGCTGAATGGAACACGGCACTGGACGAGGGCCAAACCCCGACAAATAGCGCCCTACCCTCGTATGCGCAGGTCATCGGCGTGGTGAACAAGATGGCCCGCAAGGAGGATACGATGGTCACGGCCGCCGGCGGCCTCCCCGGCGAAACGGCCAAGAACTGGCGCGTAAAAGCCCCGAACACTTATGACCTCGAGTTTGGGTTTTCCTGCATGGGCTATGAAATCGCGGGTGGTTGGGGGCACGCAATGGCCAAAACCAGCCCAGACGGCACTCAAACCGGTGTGCCAATCGTCATGGTTGGCGATGGCTCATACATGATGATGAACTCCGACATCTATTCGACAGTCTTGTCCGGCCATAAAATGATTGTCGTGGTCTGCGACAATGGCGGTTTTGGCGTCATCAACCGCTTGCAAACCGGCATGGGCGTTCCTGGCTTCAATAACTTGCTTAAAGACAGCCGCGTGCAGAACAAGGACAATCCTTTGCACGTTGATTTCGTCTCGCACGCCCGCGCCATGGGCGCCGAAGCCCGCTTTTGCGAGAGCCTCGCTGACCTCGAGGTCAATATGGAATGGGCACAAGGCACTGATCGCACAACCGTTTTGGTGATCAATTCAGATGCCTACACATGGACGCCCGGCGGTGCAGATTGGTACGTCGGCGTTCCCGAGATCAACAACCGTGAAAGCATCCGCCAGGCACGAGCAGGTCAGGAAGCGTTCCGCCAGAAACAACGCCGGGGCGTGTGA
- the iolG gene encoding inositol 2-dehydrogenase codes for MLRIAVLGCGRIGRMHAENIHAHPRAELAGVFDVVEAAAKEVAANLSVKQFASADDIFSANEVDAVLVATSTPTHADFIEAAVTAGKPCLCEKPIDLSVARVKACASAIAGTTVPIMLGFVRRFDKGHAAVRAAIEAGQIGDVHQVVITSRDPDIAPDAYIEVSGGIFRDMTIHDFDMARFIMGEEFETISAVGARLVAPALMERCDDYDTVTVTMTTASGKQCVISNSRRAVYGYDQRVEAFGTGGMAISENHPENNARLYGGAYTDQKAPLLNFFIERYAQAFASEIDAFVDAVENAAPPAVGFDDGHKALLLAEAALISVREGRPVHLKEVE; via the coding sequence ATGCTGAGAATTGCCGTCTTGGGGTGCGGGCGTATTGGTCGCATGCATGCCGAAAATATCCATGCCCACCCACGGGCGGAGCTAGCGGGTGTATTCGACGTTGTTGAAGCAGCCGCGAAAGAGGTGGCTGCGAATTTGTCGGTTAAGCAATTTGCCAGCGCGGACGATATTTTCAGTGCCAATGAGGTTGATGCGGTTCTCGTCGCGACGTCGACGCCAACGCATGCGGATTTCATCGAAGCGGCGGTAACGGCCGGAAAGCCTTGCTTATGTGAAAAGCCGATTGACCTGTCGGTAGCGCGCGTCAAGGCATGTGCATCAGCCATTGCAGGGACGACAGTGCCGATCATGTTGGGCTTCGTGCGGCGGTTTGACAAAGGTCATGCGGCGGTTCGCGCTGCCATAGAGGCCGGACAGATCGGCGACGTGCATCAGGTGGTGATTACTTCGCGTGATCCCGATATCGCGCCGGATGCCTATATCGAGGTTTCGGGCGGTATTTTCAGAGACATGACGATCCATGATTTTGACATGGCGCGGTTTATTATGGGCGAAGAGTTCGAAACGATCTCGGCGGTTGGTGCGAGATTGGTCGCTCCCGCACTTATGGAACGGTGCGACGACTACGACACCGTGACAGTCACCATGACCACGGCATCTGGAAAGCAATGCGTGATCTCAAACTCGCGGCGGGCTGTCTACGGCTATGATCAGCGTGTTGAAGCCTTTGGCACGGGAGGTATGGCGATTTCGGAAAACCATCCGGAGAACAATGCAAGGCTTTATGGTGGCGCCTATACTGACCAAAAAGCGCCGCTGTTGAATTTCTTTATTGAACGCTACGCACAGGCGTTCGCGTCCGAGATTGATGCTTTTGTTGACGCGGTCGAAAACGCCGCGCCGCCTGCCGTTGGTTTTGATGATGGTCACAAGGCACTGTTGCTCGCTGAAGCGGCGTTGATCTCGGTGCGCGAAGGTCGGCCGGTGCATCTGAAAGAGGTTGAGTAA
- the iolE gene encoding myo-inosose-2 dehydratase: protein MLQARLGIAPIAWWNDDLESLSDDVSLDECLRQAATAGLSGMETGRRFPMNMAELGPTLARHGMSVCGGWFSGLLLDGDIEAEKDRIAAQLTFFKEAGAPCIVYGETARSVQGERYTPLAQKPRLTEAEMAVYGRKISDFSDWCAAQGMPIAYHHHMAAVVETEAELDMFMQNSSVPLLFDAGHMAFAGGDNLRVIDNHHARIAHVHTKDVRFDVINGLDRSRESFLDAVIKGAFTVPGDGSLDFEEIVKALAAKGYQGWFVIEAEQDPVAHPPLEMAIKGRRTLKNVMDIAGYEVVE, encoded by the coding sequence ATGTTGCAAGCGCGACTAGGGATCGCCCCGATAGCGTGGTGGAACGACGATCTGGAGAGCCTGTCGGATGATGTTTCGCTCGACGAATGTCTACGACAGGCTGCCACGGCAGGGCTTAGCGGCATGGAAACCGGCCGTCGCTTCCCCATGAATATGGCTGAACTTGGCCCAACCCTCGCACGGCACGGAATGTCGGTTTGTGGCGGATGGTTTTCCGGACTGCTGCTCGATGGCGACATCGAAGCCGAAAAAGACAGGATCGCAGCTCAACTTACCTTTTTCAAGGAAGCCGGAGCGCCATGCATTGTTTACGGCGAAACAGCGCGCTCGGTGCAAGGGGAACGCTACACTCCACTTGCCCAAAAGCCGCGATTGACCGAGGCCGAGATGGCCGTCTATGGGCGCAAGATATCGGATTTTTCGGACTGGTGCGCAGCGCAGGGCATGCCGATCGCCTACCATCACCACATGGCAGCCGTAGTCGAAACAGAGGCCGAACTCGACATGTTCATGCAGAACTCGTCAGTGCCACTTCTGTTCGATGCGGGCCATATGGCGTTCGCCGGCGGCGATAATCTGCGCGTGATCGACAATCACCATGCCCGAATAGCGCATGTCCACACCAAGGATGTGCGCTTCGACGTGATTAATGGGTTGGACCGAAGCCGCGAAAGCTTTCTTGATGCGGTCATCAAGGGCGCCTTCACAGTTCCCGGTGATGGCTCCCTCGACTTTGAAGAGATCGTTAAAGCCCTCGCCGCCAAGGGCTATCAAGGATGGTTTGTAATCGAAGCCGAACAAGATCCGGTGGCGCACCCGCCTCTAGAGATGGCAATCAAGGGGCGCAGAACGCTCAAAAACGTGATGGATATCGCAGGATACGAGGTAGTGGAATGA
- a CDS encoding Gfo/Idh/MocA family protein, giving the protein MVGGGEGAYIGNIHRIASRLDGAWDLVAGAFDVDPEKGRAFALSQGLNEDRAYGDYKALIAGEASREDRVDAVAICTPNFTHYPIAKALIEAGFDVICEKPLTATLDDAVALEKLARESGRFVGVTYTYSGYPMIHEARVRIANGEIGKIRTVQVEYPLEWMATAIEAEGNAQAAWRTDPTKNGRGGSIGDIGTHAYHLAGFVTGLELESLTADIATFVEGRALDDNAHVMIRYKGGARGLLWSSQVAIGNSNGIRLRVFGDKGSFQWFQEQPNDLVFQPLGGRVQLIKRGSDELSADAQVRMRTPPGHPEGYLEAFANIYSGFAEAIRARSAGRAPGPLGQNVPLAYDGLKGVAFVEAVVDSASSESPVWLTPIAV; this is encoded by the coding sequence ATGGTCGGCGGCGGCGAAGGCGCTTATATCGGCAACATTCATCGCATAGCATCCCGCCTCGACGGCGCTTGGGATCTGGTCGCTGGCGCATTTGACGTCGATCCTGAAAAAGGCCGCGCATTCGCTTTATCACAAGGCCTGAACGAGGACCGCGCATATGGCGACTACAAGGCATTGATCGCTGGCGAAGCCAGCCGCGAAGATCGCGTCGATGCGGTTGCTATTTGCACGCCGAACTTCACCCACTACCCCATCGCCAAAGCGCTCATAGAGGCTGGCTTTGATGTCATTTGCGAAAAACCGTTGACCGCAACGCTCGACGACGCAGTCGCACTGGAAAAGCTCGCCCGCGAATCCGGCCGCTTCGTCGGCGTGACCTATACCTACTCCGGCTACCCGATGATCCACGAAGCAAGGGTGCGCATCGCCAACGGAGAAATTGGCAAAATCCGAACCGTACAAGTGGAATACCCTCTAGAGTGGATGGCGACCGCCATCGAGGCAGAGGGCAACGCCCAGGCTGCCTGGCGCACCGATCCGACCAAGAATGGACGCGGCGGTTCAATCGGTGACATCGGCACCCATGCCTACCACCTGGCGGGTTTTGTGACCGGGCTGGAACTCGAAAGTTTAACCGCCGATATAGCCACATTTGTCGAGGGGCGCGCGTTGGACGATAATGCCCATGTCATGATACGCTACAAAGGCGGCGCGCGCGGGCTTCTTTGGTCGTCACAGGTCGCGATAGGCAACTCGAATGGAATCCGCCTGCGCGTCTTCGGCGATAAGGGATCATTCCAATGGTTCCAAGAGCAACCGAACGACTTGGTTTTCCAACCACTTGGCGGACGGGTTCAATTGATCAAACGCGGTTCAGACGAGCTATCGGCGGATGCACAGGTTCGCATGCGCACCCCGCCCGGCCACCCCGAGGGCTACCTCGAAGCATTTGCCAACATTTATTCCGGTTTTGCAGAAGCGATCCGCGCGCGTTCGGCGGGGCGCGCGCCCGGACCTTTGGGGCAAAACGTGCCTCTCGCCTATGACGGCCTCAAAGGCGTGGCCTTCGTCGAGGCGGTCGTGGACAGCGCTTCGAGCGAAAGCCCAGTATGGCTTACGCCCATCGCCGTTTGA
- the xylA gene encoding xylose isomerase — translation MTTGFFDGIAPVKHEGENSNSPIAYRHYNPDELVMGKRMEEHLRFAVAWWHSFAWEGGDPFGGQTFERPWHPQDNMAKAREKVDAAFEFFDILGQPYFCWHDADIRPEQGNFADNLATLDEITDYIGDKMQGRSIGCLWGTANMFSHRRWMAGASTNPDPDVFAFAAATVKSCLDATHKLGGENYVLWGGREGYETLLNTDMGQELDHMGRFLSMVVDYKHKIGFKGTILVEPKPQEPSKHQYDFDAATCIGFLRKYGLEGEVKLNLEQGHAILAGHSFEHELAVAASEGLLGSIDMNRNDYQSGWDTDQFPNNVPEVALAYYHILKAGGLGTGGTNFDAKLRRQSLDAEDLVAGHVGAMDVCARGLKAAAAMIEDGGLETALQERYAGWRTDAAQQMLGSDLAAITDRVLAEEINPQPRSGRQEILENYVNRFV, via the coding sequence ATGACAACCGGTTTCTTCGACGGCATTGCGCCGGTCAAACATGAGGGTGAAAACAGCAACTCCCCTATCGCCTATCGCCACTATAACCCTGATGAGCTGGTTATGGGTAAGCGGATGGAGGAGCATCTGCGGTTCGCTGTGGCATGGTGGCATTCTTTTGCTTGGGAGGGCGGTGATCCGTTTGGCGGGCAGACATTCGAACGGCCATGGCATCCGCAGGACAATATGGCGAAAGCGCGCGAAAAGGTTGATGCTGCTTTCGAGTTTTTTGACATTCTCGGCCAACCTTATTTTTGCTGGCATGATGCTGATATCCGGCCCGAGCAGGGAAATTTCGCGGACAATCTGGCGACCCTCGACGAAATAACCGACTACATCGGTGACAAGATGCAGGGAAGGAGTATTGGCTGCCTTTGGGGCACCGCCAATATGTTCTCGCATCGCCGATGGATGGCGGGCGCGTCGACGAACCCTGACCCTGATGTGTTTGCCTTTGCCGCCGCGACCGTGAAATCCTGCCTTGACGCGACCCACAAACTCGGCGGTGAGAATTATGTCTTGTGGGGAGGACGTGAGGGTTATGAAACCCTGCTCAACACCGACATGGGGCAAGAGCTGGATCACATGGGCCGCTTTTTGAGCATGGTCGTCGATTACAAACACAAGATCGGTTTCAAGGGGACGATCTTGGTCGAACCGAAACCACAAGAACCTTCGAAGCACCAATATGATTTTGATGCGGCGACGTGCATCGGCTTCCTGCGCAAATACGGTCTTGAGGGCGAGGTGAAATTAAACCTTGAACAGGGGCATGCCATCCTCGCTGGGCATTCATTCGAGCATGAGTTGGCAGTTGCCGCATCCGAAGGTTTGTTGGGGTCGATCGATATGAACCGCAACGACTACCAGTCTGGTTGGGATACTGACCAGTTCCCCAATAATGTCCCCGAGGTGGCACTGGCCTATTACCATATCCTGAAGGCTGGTGGGCTTGGAACCGGAGGCACCAACTTTGACGCGAAGCTGCGGCGTCAATCCTTGGACGCCGAGGATCTGGTTGCGGGGCATGTTGGGGCGATGGATGTCTGTGCGCGTGGATTGAAGGCCGCAGCGGCAATGATCGAAGACGGCGGACTGGAGACCGCGCTACAGGAGCGTTATGCTGGGTGGCGGACAGATGCCGCGCAGCAAATGCTGGGTAGCGATCTGGCCGCGATTACCGACCGGGTGCTGGCCGAAGAGATTAACCCGCAGCCGAGATCGGGGCGGCAGGAAATTCTTGAGAATTATGTGAACCGGTTTGTCTGA